CCGGCCCGATGCCGGCCGCGTCCAGCTGGTCGAGCAAGGCCCGGATGACCGGACCGTCGATGGTGTCGAGGTCGATGTTCAGGGGACGATGACCGCGATCCATGGCTACTTGCCAGCAGGCCGTGGCGTCGCGCTCGATGACCTCGTACAGGGCGGCACAGAGTGCTTCAGGGAGATTGTTGCCGGAGGCGAGGCCGTTCGACGACGGCGCCCACCACGACTGGCGCAGCCGCCGCGTTCGGCCGGGCAGGGCAATGAGCTGGGAGGGCGCCAGGACCTCGCGACCGCTCACGAGGTCCCACGCCGTGGCCCACGTGTGCCGCGTGTCTTCGGCCCACAGAGAATGACGGGTTCGGGGGTGTTCGTGGGGCCCGAAGGCTGCCACGTCCGCCACGTCGGCGAAAGTCGCCTGCGCTACCGCTTCATCGAAGATCTCCGCCACAGAGCGCTCGAGAGCCTCCATAGCCGCCGAGGTGGCTGCGGCAACCGACGTGGCCCCTTTGCCCGAATCCACGGCGAGGGTCGAGGAATCCGGTCGTATCGAGCACCAGATGGGCACGCCGACCCGATCCAAGCCAGTGATGTCCGCCAGCCTGGTGATACCTACGGTAGGGAAGTGCGGCCGGATCCGAGCGAGGGTCTTCTCCGGGGACATGGCGCGCTGGGTCCCCCAGACGAACTCTTTCGCGGCGGTGTGGAGCTCGCCGCGGTAGTTGACCGGGTCGGGCGTGGTGGTGCCGGTCGCTGCGCTGATGACGGTCACCTCCCGATAGCTCGGTCGCGAAACGGTGCTTCCCGCTCACTCAGGTTTGATCTCCATGATCCAGCCAAGGGCCTTCTCGACTCGGTCCTTCAACCGAGCTCCCTCGCGCCGAGCGTGGG
This window of the Acidimicrobiales bacterium genome carries:
- a CDS encoding YcaO-like family protein, with amino-acid sequence MTVISAATGTTTPDPVNYRGELHTAAKEFVWGTQRAMSPEKTLARIRPHFPTVGITRLADITGLDRVGVPIWCSIRPDSSTLAVDSGKGATSVAAATSAAMEALERSVAEIFDEAVAQATFADVADVAAFGPHEHPRTRHSLWAEDTRHTWATAWDLVSGREVLAPSQLIALPGRTRRLRQSWWAPSSNGLASGNNLPEALCAALYEVIERDATACWQVAMDRGHRPLNIDLDTIDGPVIRALLDQLDAAGIGPELLWCPTELGVPVFLGLVRDLEVPALGMYKGYGCHLDPEISMIRALTEAVQARTLFIAGARDDLFRSAFRAMRVAGEIPLPWSDSVPTAAPAVPDASTPTFHGDVGVLLARLVERGFERVVMRELPAAHLEVSVVRVFVPGLEGYQFSWIASGERAATFDPSVWTS